A single window of Gemmatimonadales bacterium DNA harbors:
- a CDS encoding ferric reductase-like transmembrane domain-containing protein, whose translation MQSRWRRVRETPAATGVLWIALYVALVVTPLLVLFIDPTSPGGGVVWDVGIALGFGGLAMLGVQFFLTARFRRATAPYGIDLIYYFHRYLGIVALIVLVAHPALLWISNPAVAALFNPMTAPWHITAGTLSLAAVAGLAVSSLLRRQLGLEYDLWRVGHTILAIVAVGLALWHVHGVGYYVASPWARALWLVIGASLIAVVAWIRLVRPWLLRRKPYRVISVVPERGDAWTLALEPVNHNGVRFQPGQFAWLTLRHSPFAMKEHPFSFSSSPDRDGRRIEFTIKELGDFSRTIKSVLPGEIGYVDGPYGAFTIDRHPATYYVFIAGGIGIAPIMSMLRGLADRAYPHPVLLLYAYSRWDRMTFRESLDELTTRLSLTVVPVLDEPPEGWSGEHGWITREILERHLPRDRGQPHYFICGPEAMTQAMERLLKSVGVPLRRIHSELFNLV comes from the coding sequence ATGCAGTCCCGTTGGCGGCGTGTGCGTGAAACGCCCGCTGCCACGGGTGTTCTCTGGATCGCTCTTTACGTTGCCCTGGTGGTGACACCGCTGCTCGTACTCTTCATCGACCCGACCTCGCCTGGGGGTGGCGTCGTCTGGGACGTGGGGATTGCACTGGGCTTCGGGGGCCTGGCAATGCTCGGCGTGCAGTTCTTTCTGACTGCCCGGTTCCGGCGCGCCACCGCCCCATATGGCATCGATCTCATCTACTACTTCCACCGGTACCTCGGCATCGTTGCCCTGATCGTTCTGGTAGCGCATCCGGCGCTGCTCTGGATATCGAACCCAGCTGTCGCGGCGCTCTTCAACCCAATGACGGCGCCGTGGCACATCACCGCCGGTACGCTTTCGCTCGCTGCGGTGGCTGGCCTGGCAGTGTCTTCCCTGCTGCGCCGGCAGCTCGGTCTCGAGTATGACCTCTGGCGGGTGGGACACACGATCCTCGCCATTGTCGCGGTCGGTCTGGCCCTATGGCATGTGCACGGCGTGGGTTACTACGTGGCAAGCCCCTGGGCGAGGGCGCTATGGCTGGTCATCGGGGCATCGCTGATTGCCGTAGTGGCGTGGATCCGCTTGGTCAGGCCGTGGTTGCTGCGGAGAAAGCCATACCGGGTCATCTCGGTCGTTCCGGAACGCGGTGACGCCTGGACGCTGGCCCTGGAGCCGGTCAATCACAACGGGGTGCGTTTCCAGCCGGGCCAGTTTGCCTGGCTCACGCTGAGACACAGTCCGTTTGCAATGAAAGAGCATCCGTTCTCGTTTTCGTCGAGCCCCGATCGCGACGGCCGACGAATCGAGTTTACGATCAAGGAGCTGGGGGACTTCAGTCGCACGATCAAGAGCGTTCTTCCCGGAGAGATCGGGTATGTCGATGGGCCCTATGGCGCCTTCACGATCGATCGTCACCCGGCAACGTACTACGTGTTCATCGCGGGAGGTATCGGGATCGCACCGATCATGAGCATGCTGCGGGGGCTGGCAGATCGCGCCTACCCGCACCCCGTGCTATTGCTGTACGCCTACAGCAGGTGGGACCGGATGACGTTTCGGGAGTCACTCGACGAGCTGACGACTCGTCTGTCGCTCACCGTCGTACCAGTGCTCGACGAGCCACCCGAAGGATGGTCGGGCGAGCACGGCTGGATCACCCGGGAGATTCTGGAACGGCATCTGCCCCGCGACCGCGGTCAGCCGCACTACTTCATCTGCGGGCCGGAGGCGATGACCCAGGCGATGGAACGACTGCTGAAATCGGTGGGCGTTCCACTCCGACGGATACATTCGGAGCTCTTTAACTTGGTCTGA
- a CDS encoding cytochrome c, which translates to MVPRSRVALIRIFAGAVASFLAAASLSAQQVAQDSAAQVARGKRVYHEQRCRVCHAIAGEGNRRYPLDGVGSRLSADTIRLWIVAPREVNPKVRKRAYDQLSADDLQALVAFLRGLREPRAPGS; encoded by the coding sequence ATGGTACCGCGATCAAGAGTAGCGCTGATCCGCATCTTCGCCGGAGCCGTGGCGTCGTTCCTCGCCGCTGCTTCGCTTTCGGCACAGCAGGTGGCCCAAGACTCCGCTGCGCAAGTTGCCCGGGGCAAACGCGTGTACCACGAGCAGCGATGTCGGGTCTGCCACGCGATCGCGGGAGAGGGGAACCGGCGGTACCCCCTCGACGGGGTTGGGTCGCGCCTGTCCGCCGATACGATCCGACTGTGGATTGTGGCGCCTCGCGAGGTCAACCCCAAGGTGCGCAAGCGAGCTTACGACCAGCTGTCGGCCGATGACCTCCAGGCGCTCGTAGCATTTCTTCGGGGTCTGAGGGAACCGCGGGCCCCGGGCAGTTAA
- a CDS encoding TetR/AcrR family transcriptional regulator — MARVAGRTFTREEVTEAAWRVILRDGLHKASVRAIAAELGATTGVVTYHFRDKADLLLMALDRLGAAVIRNIDAALDGALGLDRVRRILSVTLPLTPREVSGLRLWISFVGLAMSNKRLREEHQRRLEMMHERLATELHALRNADAIPASIDPALEADALLALSDGIGLGFLLRPKDYPPDRQWAIVEGYLGGRYAVPERSPVPLHRRPR, encoded by the coding sequence ATGGCTCGGGTGGCCGGGCGCACCTTTACACGCGAAGAAGTCACCGAAGCGGCTTGGCGAGTCATCCTTCGCGATGGGCTGCACAAAGCCAGCGTGCGCGCCATTGCGGCCGAACTGGGCGCCACCACTGGCGTCGTGACCTACCACTTTCGTGACAAGGCCGATCTGCTGTTGATGGCGCTGGATCGGCTGGGGGCGGCGGTCATTCGGAACATCGATGCTGCGCTCGACGGCGCGCTCGGGCTCGACCGGGTCCGTCGGATTCTGAGTGTGACGCTCCCGCTCACCCCGCGGGAAGTCAGCGGTCTCCGGCTCTGGATCTCGTTTGTCGGGCTCGCCATGAGCAACAAGCGGCTGCGGGAAGAGCACCAGCGCCGCCTGGAGATGATGCACGAGCGATTGGCCACCGAACTCCACGCGCTTCGCAACGCCGACGCTATCCCGGCGAGCATCGACCCGGCACTCGAGGCTGATGCGCTGCTGGCATTGTCCGACGGGATCGGTCTGGGCTTCCTGCTGCGTCCCAAGGACTACCCGCCGGATCGGCAGTGGGCCATCGTCGAGGGGTATCTCGGTGGGCGATACGCGGTTCCGGAACGTTCCCCAGTGCCGCTTCACCGGCGGCCGCGGTAA
- a CDS encoding beta-lactamase family protein, which produces MLRRLSLIGPVVLMLASCAGEAAPPPAPYTVALDQAIEDALARREIPGAAVVVVEGDRVSYSRGHGKADLETGRPMTDSTPIVIGSTSKPITGLAVLRLVQQNAVALDTPIARYIPEVRFADPRAETMTLRHLLTNRSGLPVGFSGPAYQRPSIVDDGALERLVGTMAAEPLLFAPGEGYAYSNRGWALAGYVVQRVSGLSIETFLSREVFAPLGMTSTTLEFWTVPNLTTGYRDGYRTRNHPGLPSVARDYGPSGMVVSTARDMARLLVAMLNDGRTEDGRQFLTPELIREALRGQAPAESELGGPTHYGLGWEVDSSFGALTVKKAGSVSTMVTFWVILPERRTAVGFAFNREDYGSIPLVGSVLSIVAGGEAMPVAPWSGTPPAIPAPVGISGAALDRWAGRYDTRFGYTSFTRQGDSLVTDFEGVDSRLVATSDSTFVIDSDIVKHAGRVFTFRRRGAATVVSIDKDSLGVRMAP; this is translated from the coding sequence ATGCTCCGCCGACTCTCGCTGATCGGACCAGTTGTGCTGATGCTTGCCTCCTGTGCCGGGGAGGCGGCTCCCCCGCCTGCTCCCTATACCGTTGCGCTTGACCAGGCCATCGAGGACGCCCTGGCCCGCCGGGAAATTCCCGGGGCCGCTGTCGTGGTTGTCGAGGGTGACCGGGTCAGCTACAGCCGAGGACACGGCAAGGCCGACTTGGAGACTGGCCGACCGATGACCGACTCGACCCCAATCGTGATCGGCTCGACGTCGAAGCCGATCACCGGGCTCGCGGTGCTGCGGCTGGTTCAGCAGAACGCCGTGGCGCTCGACACCCCGATCGCCAGGTACATCCCGGAGGTGCGATTCGCCGATCCGCGCGCTGAGACCATGACCCTCCGCCACCTGCTGACGAACCGATCCGGGCTGCCGGTTGGATTCTCGGGCCCGGCGTACCAGCGACCGTCGATCGTCGACGACGGAGCGCTGGAGCGGTTGGTCGGAACGATGGCGGCCGAACCGCTGCTGTTTGCGCCGGGCGAGGGGTATGCCTATTCGAATCGCGGCTGGGCGCTGGCAGGCTACGTCGTGCAGCGGGTCAGTGGCCTCTCGATCGAAACGTTCCTCAGCCGCGAAGTCTTTGCGCCGCTTGGCATGACGAGCACGACTCTTGAGTTCTGGACCGTTCCCAACCTCACGACCGGTTACCGCGACGGGTATCGGACCCGCAACCATCCGGGCCTGCCCTCAGTGGCACGCGACTACGGTCCCTCAGGCATGGTGGTCTCGACGGCACGGGACATGGCGCGCCTGCTGGTGGCGATGCTGAACGATGGGCGGACCGAGGATGGGCGTCAGTTCCTGACACCCGAGCTGATTCGCGAGGCGCTGCGTGGCCAGGCTCCCGCCGAGAGCGAGCTGGGTGGCCCAACGCACTATGGTCTCGGTTGGGAGGTGGATTCATCGTTTGGTGCGCTGACGGTCAAGAAGGCGGGGTCAGTCAGTACCATGGTGACGTTCTGGGTCATCCTGCCGGAACGACGAACCGCAGTTGGCTTTGCCTTCAACCGTGAGGACTACGGCTCGATTCCCCTGGTGGGCAGCGTTCTCTCGATCGTGGCCGGTGGCGAGGCAATGCCGGTTGCGCCCTGGTCCGGTACTCCGCCCGCGATCCCGGCCCCGGTCGGGATCAGCGGAGCCGCGCTCGATCGCTGGGCAGGTCGGTACGACACCCGATTCGGGTACACCAGCTTCACCCGTCAGGGCGATTCACTGGTCACGGATTTCGAAGGTGTGGATTCGCGATTGGTTGCCACGAGCGACTCGACCTTCGTGATCGACTCGGATATCGTCAAACACGCGGGCCGGGTCTTCACCTTCAGACGCCGCGGAGCGGCGACCGTCGTCTCGATCGATAAGGACTCCCTGGGCGTCCGCATGGCACCCTGA